The stretch of DNA CGATGCACTGGACCACCGCGTACGGCGGGACACGCACCTCGGTGGCGGCCCCCGGAGCCTTGGTCGCGAGGGCGTCGGCGAGCAGCCGGGTGCAGGCGGCGAGGGCCTGGCGATCCAGGGGGACGTCAAGGCCGGTCGCGCGGTTCAGGTCATCGGTGTGGACGACGAGTTCCACGCAGCGGGTCACCATGTAGTCGGCCAGCGTCATCGCGCCGGTCCTGGTGGCGATCAGCCTTTCGTCCGGGGCGGCGGGCAGCAGCGCGGCGGCCGCTCCGGCGATGGACTCGAACAGGAGGTCCAGCTCTTCGGCCCCGACGGCCGGTTCCGGCGAACCGGATGTTTCACGTGAAACGGTGCCCGACAGCGAGCGGGCGTCGCGGGCGATGTCCTCGGCGTACCGTTCGGTCGCGAACGGCCAGTCCTGTAGGGCGACTTCACGGGCGAACGGCTCGGGCAGCTCCACTCCCCGTACGACCGCGTTGAGCGCCAGCGCGAGATGGACGGCCAAATCCCGTACGGCCCAGTCGCCCAGGCCACTCGGTGCGTCGAGTTGCTGCGGGGTGAGCGTGCGGACGGCTTCCCGCACCTGGCCGAACTGCGCGAGCACAGCGGCACGGATCTTGGCGGGGTCGTAGCTGCGAGTGCGTTTCCTGACCAGTGGCATGGGGAGAGCCTAGATCCGTGGCGGGGCCATGTGGAGGGCCTGATCACGAACCGGCCCACACTCGAACGGTGGGGCCGGCGGGCCGTGGGGTCCCGGGACGTTCAGCCGCTCCTCGTGGCGTAGTCGCCGAGTCCTTGTTCCACCATCGCGAAGGCGCGCTCGGCGGTCTCCCGCCCCTCCCTGACCAGCTCCTCCATCGAGGCACCGCCCTGTGCGCGGCGGTGGTTCTCACCGATGAGGGTGGTGCGCACCTCAAACAGCAGGCCCGCCGCGAGACGTGATCCGATGGGGTCACCGGTCTCCTCGGTCAGCACCTCGGCGAGTTCGGCGAGGGCGCGGTACTGGAGGCCGTAGACGCGGTGAAGCAGGGAGGGGGTCTCCTGCATCAGTCGGCGGACGCTGAGGGCGACCGGGTTGTCGCTCGCGCCGACGGACGGGTCGTGTGCGACGAGCGCCGCCAGATACGCCCTGTGCACGGCAGCCGACGCGGATTCCCCGACGCGCCGCTCCCGTACCGTGCGGGCCACATCACCGACGTGGTCCTCCAGGGGGCCGCAGATCAACTCCTCCTTGCTGCCGAAGTAGTTGAAGACGGTCATCTTGGAGACATCGGCGGCCGCGGCGATCTCCGCGACGGACACCTTGTCGAAACCGCGCTCGCTGAACATCCGCAGGGCGACGGAGAGCAGCCTGCTTCTCGTCTGCATCTTCTTGCGTTCCCGCAGCCCCATGCCCTCCGCCACCTCGTCGGCGCGGGCACCTCCGGCCAGCGGGCCGTCCGCCGCACTCACGGTCGTGTCATCCGTCATGGGGCCAGCGTACTCAGAGCTGTACCAGGCCGATTTATCGGTCGGGCTAATTTTTATATCCAGACTAAATATTGACTCAGTACATCTTCATCGTCCATGGTGACCGCAGTGAAACGGCGGCCCGTGACCAGCACGGCCGCCGGGGAGGGGGCACCCGATGGGTGAACGCACGAGTACGCCCGGACCCGCATACGAGTGGGCCACGACGGAGTCCCGGACGGCGACAGAACCTCGGCCGCATACGACAGAACGCCGGCCCCGTACGACAGAACCTCGGTCACGTACGGCGGAACCCCGTATG from Streptomyces tsukubensis encodes:
- a CDS encoding TetR/AcrR family transcriptional regulator, with the protein product MTDDTTVSAADGPLAGGARADEVAEGMGLRERKKMQTRSRLLSVALRMFSERGFDKVSVAEIAAAADVSKMTVFNYFGSKEELICGPLEDHVGDVARTVRERRVGESASAAVHRAYLAALVAHDPSVGASDNPVALSVRRLMQETPSLLHRVYGLQYRALAELAEVLTEETGDPIGSRLAAGLLFEVRTTLIGENHRRAQGGASMEELVREGRETAERAFAMVEQGLGDYATRSG
- a CDS encoding maleylpyruvate isomerase family mycothiol-dependent enzyme; translated protein: MPLVRKRTRSYDPAKIRAAVLAQFGQVREAVRTLTPQQLDAPSGLGDWAVRDLAVHLALALNAVVRGVELPEPFAREVALQDWPFATERYAEDIARDARSLSGTVSRETSGSPEPAVGAEELDLLFESIAGAAAALLPAAPDERLIATRTGAMTLADYMVTRCVELVVHTDDLNRATGLDVPLDRQALAACTRLLADALATKAPGAATEVRVPPYAVVQCIEGPRHTRGTPPNVVETDPLTWIRLATGRTDWSTALDEARVSASGERADLSAELPILG